The Pseudofrankia inefficax genome window below encodes:
- a CDS encoding nuclear transport factor 2 family protein, translating into MSEIDELRAAVETLATRVRTLEDQVEIMQLVAQYGPAVDSGSAQATAALWTEDGTFDAVPHLRMRGRGDIADMVNGGHQSLIRNGCGHVLTVPHIVVDGDEATGRSYALNIRWDPEADRFWVARVSANTWRWVRTTDGWRIRERVNASLDGTPEHREMLAPPPPTAGVERTPA; encoded by the coding sequence ATGAGTGAGATCGACGAGCTTCGTGCCGCGGTCGAGACGTTGGCGACCAGGGTTCGCACACTCGAGGACCAGGTCGAGATCATGCAGCTGGTCGCCCAGTACGGGCCCGCCGTCGACAGCGGGTCGGCCCAGGCCACGGCGGCGCTGTGGACCGAGGACGGCACCTTCGACGCCGTTCCGCACCTGCGGATGCGTGGCCGTGGCGACATCGCCGACATGGTCAACGGCGGTCATCAAAGCCTCATTCGCAACGGCTGCGGCCACGTGCTCACGGTGCCGCACATCGTGGTCGACGGCGACGAGGCGACCGGCCGCAGCTACGCGCTCAACATCCGCTGGGACCCCGAGGCCGACCGGTTCTGGGTGGCCCGGGTCTCCGCGAACACCTGGCGCTGGGTCCGCACCACCGACGGCTGGCGGATCCGCGAGCGGGTCAACGCCAGCCTCGACGGCACCCCCGAACACCGCGAGATGCTCGCGCCGCCGCCGCCCACCGCTGGCGTCGAACGCACGCCGGCCTGA
- a CDS encoding NAD(P)-dependent oxidoreductase — protein sequence MNPEPVVGQHPSGGRVKIGFVGAGRMGRPIVDRLRAAGHEVTVLVRRPEARAAAEADGLTWAATLAETVQEADAVFVVVLTDEQVRSVCLGPEGVLAAMRPGATLVQHTTSHPATAGLLADAAAPRGVGVLDAALSGGPHDIAAGRLTLWVGGDEALLDRTRALLDTYAAPVMFVGGLGNGQRVKLVNNALFVAQVGLAVDAVRLAGSLGIDEPAILAALQHGSGASRGLSVVAGGGSVEAVAGRIGALMLKDVNVVRAVAHGAGADLGILGTVLASDAVEKKVLGQAE from the coding sequence CTGAACCCTGAACCTGTCGTCGGGCAGCATCCGTCTGGAGGACGAGTGAAGATCGGATTTGTCGGAGCGGGCCGGATGGGCCGCCCGATCGTCGACCGGCTGCGGGCCGCGGGCCATGAGGTCACCGTCCTGGTGCGCCGCCCGGAGGCCAGGGCGGCGGCGGAGGCGGACGGGCTGACCTGGGCCGCGACGCTGGCGGAGACGGTCCAGGAGGCCGACGCCGTGTTCGTCGTCGTGTTGACCGACGAACAGGTTCGTTCGGTGTGCCTCGGGCCGGAGGGTGTCCTCGCCGCCATGAGGCCGGGCGCGACGCTGGTCCAGCACACCACGTCTCATCCCGCCACCGCCGGGCTGCTCGCGGACGCCGCGGCCCCCCGTGGGGTCGGGGTGCTCGACGCGGCCCTGTCGGGCGGTCCGCACGACATCGCCGCCGGGCGGCTCACCCTCTGGGTCGGCGGCGACGAGGCGTTGCTCGACCGCACCCGCGCGCTGCTGGACACCTACGCCGCGCCCGTCATGTTCGTCGGCGGCCTCGGCAACGGCCAGCGGGTCAAGCTCGTCAACAACGCCCTGTTCGTCGCGCAGGTCGGGCTCGCCGTCGACGCGGTGCGCCTCGCCGGCTCACTCGGCATCGACGAGCCGGCGATCCTGGCTGCGCTGCAACACGGCAGCGGCGCCAGCCGCGGGCTGAGCGTCGTCGCCGGTGGCGGCTCGGTCGAGGCCGTCGCCGGCCGCATCGGCGCCCTGATGCTCAAGGACGTCAACGTCGTCCGTGCGGTCGCCCACGGCGCCGGCGCGGACCTCGGCATCCTCGGAACGGTCCTGGCGTCGGACGCGGTCGAGAAGAAGGTCCTCGGCCAGGCGGAGTAG